GTCAAATGTTCTTgtgtactgcgtaaaacatcaatcaaataaaaaaatataatagtaAAAGGGGCTCTCGAGGCATTTGGTGGATTATTTACACCTGTCAAACTCACCTGGCCCCTGGAAGGGGCACATGGTACATGATGCCCAGGTCATCTAGACGCTTCAGCTCATGGCTCCCTAATGCTGCTGCAAATGATGACCAATCATCATGCAAGACTGCCTGTCTCTCAGATCTTGTTGGGTACGACTCCCATGATGCCTCATGCCAAGCACGCTCCGCCAGAGCCAGGATTCTCGGATAGATCAGCTGGTGGAGTTGTTCAGGACTGCGAATTAATTCACTCCATAGCTGGCCCTGAATACCTGAGTTGATAAAATGGGTGGTATACGATTTCCTAATCCTCTGCAATAACATTCTTCAAAATTTCACAGCATTAACCTGATATgctttaaacagaaaaaaaaaacacaaaccgTTTAAGCCCTAGCAGCATTCTGCTACATGTGTAGTATTAAATTTTACCTTTACAGAGTACAAGAGTAAGTACATCTAAAATTCTACGCTGAAGCTACAAATCCTTAAGTGGAAAAATCTGTCATCAAGGTGCAGATGGTTGTGTTTTCTCTagcaataatgctggctgtataAGTCGTATGAGTTatatattcttgactacagcataaaacaccatacAATATAAATCTGTCATTATATTACAattttaagcacatttttagAGCCAAATAAAGGTAATAAACCATTATTTTAGCTGCCGACTCTTACATTTTTCCAATAGAATATCATCCTGCTAccacacaaacctcaaaacgtTATCCTAAGATCGACGGAACTTTCAGAATCAGCTAAAAGAAGTAAATTAGTCTTGGTGACGAAATTTTATGTCACCATGACCATACCTATTACATTCTCTGGCTTCTCTAAGCGCTCAAACACCTTTTCTGCCGTCTCTAGATCCTCATCTGTGATTGGTTCTCCAGACAGTTTCTCATCACAGTTGCCAAGCAGATTCAAAGGCATAAAGCTAAATGTCTTGAATGTGTCAATGTATCGAGTGGCCCAGTACAGCCCTCTCTCATTAGGATCTGGTTCATAAGGATGGTCAAAGTAGAGATGGGTGCCCTGTGCCATTACCACCTGAAAACAGGATAAGAacgtgttttatatttttttaaaactgcctcactgaaacagtCTTAATACTGCTTAGAATAAGGTATGGATATTGCAGtgtatgacctaaaatttcactcaaAACAGTGCCATTTTAACTGCtattaaatgtcataaaatattacttttggttctGAAAATCGAAGTTCTCCAATATATCATCCTATCATTCAAACACCTAAGATCATCAAAACTCtcacaatcaagcaaaataGGCACCTTTGTCATGGGAGAAATTTGAGGTCAATTACCATTTACTAATTACCAgtagcatttattttttttatttgattgaagttctaagccatactcaagaatatttcacttctacgactgTGGTCACCAttatggagagaggaaaccatgcagggCCCAAGgcaactcacaaccatctgcaggttgctggaagaccttcacagCAGTAAAATTTGATGCAGGAGCATGTCTATTCCAGAGATGTGCACAACGGTCAAGAATAAAAACACCATTTTTAAGAAGAAGAATGTACAATAACGTCGTCCTCCAACAGAGGCGCTTGCTTCAGTTAAAAAAGGCATATACTGTCACATTTTCTGAGAAAATGCCTCTGTAGACTGACTCACCTTGTAACCTGAGTTTGCTAAGCGGTTCCCAGAGTCAGCCAATCTAACCTCCCAACGATTTAACCAAGCGTACACAGTCACTTCCTTACTTGGTATGTCATGTCGTTCAATCATTTCTCCATCATCAAAGAGCACTGCATCCTGCCAAGCTGACAGGTCCACGTTACATTCAGCAGCAACTTCAGCAACGCGCTTCACGAAATATTCCATGAGATCTTCTTCACTGTCAACGATACCCTCAGAGAGAAGCTTTTGACAAGCCTGGTAGTCTCTCCACGACTTTGTTGGTACCTCGTCACCACCAAAGTGAAATGACCTCAATGGGGAAATATTGGCATGCAGAGAAATAAGTTCTGAGATCACTTTTCTAACAAAAGCATATGTTGATTCCAAACCTGGATCAATGGCATTGTTCACATACTTCTGCACCGAGAGATGGTCCCCACCTGAGGTTTTGCCCACAAGGGTGTAGTCCTCAAATTTTCTTCCCATTTCCTTCAACCTATCCTGACGTAACTGCATAGTTTTGATAGCTGCATGAGCATGGCCAGGCATGTCAATCTCCGGAATGATTTCAATATGGCGAAGTTTTGCATACAAAAGCAAGTCACGGTACTCCTCTATGGAGTAAAAGGCTGATCGGATTTCAGGACCAGATCCAAGTACAGGAAGAATACATTTTGTCTCACTTAAGTCGTGGCCTGTTTTACCACCAATCTGGtgcacaaataaaaatatgtaatacTGAATGATGAAAATGTTTACAGGTACCATAATACAATTTTTTGACAGCGCTGTTAAAcatttactttcacaaaacaacaAGATAAAAACTGCTACCTGGCAGGTGcatagaacaaaaaaaatataatagaaAACTGAAATaagtatggttttaaaatgaCGAAGATTTACGTCAGTGAAAAAGTACAGTAGAAACTACAATCGTCTACATCAGCATAAAAGAATCATGGCTGATCTGAATCAGAGTATAGTCGAAATAACACATTACAGAAGAGAAAGAGAAACTATACAATggtatcaattttttttttttttacctgtgtcAGCTCTTCTAAGCCAGGAATCTCAAGCCTCCAACCTTCATCATCCGTCAAATGAAAATGGAGTTTGTTGAGTTTATACATGGCCATCGTCTCTAGCAACAGCTTTATATCCCTCACTGAGTGGAAGTTTCTCACAACATCAATGTGCATGCCACGGTAAGGGAAGCGAGGAGCATCCTGGATCTTCACCTCAGGGACACGCCCATCTGGATTCCACAGGCTCAAGAATGTCTGGATGCCATAAAACACACCCGCGGGATTAGTCCCCTGAATGGTTACCTGATCATCCTCAGCACTGACACGGATCTGGTAAGCCTCTTCTACAAACAAGCCTGTTACCTGTCTTCCTGAGAGGATAGTAGCAGTGTCGCACAATTCCAGGTGCACAGTTGCTCTCCGACACTCCTGATGACCCTCGTCTACTGGCAGCAAAGTCTTTTCTGCAATATACAGACATAATTAAATGGCAGGACTCATAACATTAAAATGATTCCGCAGtatgaaaaaagtttaaatattttaggaATTTTATTACCCAATTGGAAGCATCCAATGACCACACCTCTTCTAAGaatttaatcaaacttcattaaaatgtttttaagtgGAATTAAAAGGTAAAGAAATCAATCAGCTTCAAGCGAAATGTGTcgcttgaaaaatgctaaactttaggtaaatTACAGTATCTATACCAACCTGCCAGATATTTTGCTTCATTTACTAAGCTGTGGCTGGTGCAGCTAATGACCCATTTGTCTGTTGTGActgtgacaaactttccctcCCTTTTGGACAAGTGCAACGGTGTTGGTATGACCATTTGAGCAATCACCCGGCCATCTGCTCTTGCATTTTTTTCATAGCGTTCCCCTGCCGTATAAGGATTATAGGCATCAATACGTCTCCCATAGCCAACGGAATAATCAAACCGCTTCCACTTTAATGGTGTGTCAAAGTCAGCCACAAAGCCTAATGTTTCATCCACAGTGCTTTGTATTAGTGCTGGATAACATCCTTCAGCAGCAAAGTACCAGTTAGGCATCACATCCGTTTTGGCCACAGAATAATACTGCCCCTTGAACGAAATTTTCAGAGAACACCCCTGCTCTAAAGTTTTGAAATATCTTGCTGGTTCCAAAACAAACAGGCAGCCATTAATGTGGGAGATCTTCACCTGTGCTTCTGGAATCAAGACATATTTTTCATCTGGTAGCACATCTGGTTCTATCATTCGAACATGACAGAAATAAATTCCCCATCTCCCAGCTTTTAGAGGTTTGTTACTGTTGTTTGTGAGTGTTAGACATGCCCTGAAGGTCTTTCTACCATCAGAAATGTTGTCTAACACCTCATAAAGCACGCCAAGATTTTCTGCAATGTCATTCAGTGTCTTCTgatccattttttttctgaaagcaaaaagcaaataaaacagTTAACACATCTGCTACAGTATATGTAACATTTTACCCACATGTATATTATTGCAGTTGTGGTGGACAAATCCATGAAAAACTTTGCTCATCATCAGCAATCCTGAAGTGCCTCCTAATTTAAATCTGTAGCCCAATCAAGAACTTGATTCATGTACCCAATGTATTAAGTGAATGAAACATGTACCAAGCAAATAAAACTCTAAGCTAAGGTcaaatgactgactgatttatcgACTGGTGTGTATcaccacattcaagaatattttcatgggtgaaggaaagtTAGAGTGCAAGGAGTAAATTAGAGGCCTTTGAAGTAAACAGCTTATCACATTTCTTGCCATTTGCCAGTTATGCCCTGTGTATCATTTGTAATATaccaaacaacaaataaaatagagGAACAACTTGAAGCATAGAACTAGAATGGACACAGAGAATCAGTAAATTTCAATGATAAAGGTATTATGACAGTCCCCTCCAAAATGCTTCAGAAGTTCAGAGCAAAGTACAATGAGATAGCAAAGGGACAGGAAAGGCACGCAGACAGACACTGAAGTAACCTAAGGCAAAGCAGAGCAAACATTATAGTGGTATATAGATTatagaaaataattaaacatgACTAATTAAATAATGACATTGGGTAGGTTTCAAGGTTGAATATTGCCAACATATTAATATTCTGTTGGTATTTATATCAAAACCATGCCATATGGTTAAAACATAGACTCTGACTAAGTTCAACCATGCAAAAAAACAGCAACACTGTTTTAAACATCATGACTTAAAGTCTGCACATTCTCCTCCATGTTCTAATTCTGCCTGAAACAGGAAACCTAATTCCACTAATTCTGCAACAAATCCGAACCTAgtggtattaaaaaaaaaaaccttcattAGGGTAATTTATTTGTAATATCACAGATTGCATATACTTTAAAGTCAATGAAAATGATGTACAGCACACAGTTAGGCAGTAAGGGCAGAATATATTCATGTTCAAGGAAATTCTTCAGTGATTGACTTCAactgacattcatgtacatgtcagaaaaaatgcCTTTGGCAATGGGGTATCGGCAGATTCTCTTCTCACAACAGGTGGCATTGCGCTGAATTAGGACTTCGTCACTACAAATATTTATTCCGCGACCTGAAACATGTTATGAGCTGCGGTTTCATCTATGACATATAAGGTCTACTAACTGTGATGTTTTGCGGTTACAGCTGCCGCTGAGTGTTCCACTTCATTGAAATTCTGTAATTCTCTCCTAGTTTAGACTTCAGCTGGTATCCCATTAATAGCATATTAAAATTGATAACCAGTGAAATCTATTGTTTAACTTTAAAACTGAATTTGTAAGTTATTTCCCTTTCTTCTGTGCAACGATATCCATTTTTCAGTGATCATTTCCATTAACATATATGTAACGAGATGAAAATCTGAGGAATATGTTCTTTAACAGCCTTGTTATGTTTATTAGCACTGTTTATGGTATGGTGTCATAAACAGTGCACCAATATTGAAGACACTGGAAGAGAGTGATAATCATTCAAACGTTACAtctatcatatatatatatatacactaatcTGCGTGTCTGACCTGATACAATTAACACAATTCGTGTAAATAATTATTGGTGCAGGAAAagtaatataaaaacaaaaatgcgcGAAAGGGTACCCCGGTAAGGACTCGTGAACGCATTTAATTCAAATTTGACTGAGAAAAGGGAGCACTTCTCGTTGAAATGATGCAGGCATCGCAGCCACACAACAGCTTACACGATTGATCTGCATGGGAACAAAAGTACGAAAAACAGATGAATAAACTATAGTTTCATCGTGTATTCCAGAAGAAACtggaataaattattacaaaaagtgACATTCTAGAACTTATGGCAAATATCAGCATGCGTCTTTTTAACCATGGAGCTATTAATGCTTGCACTGACCATTGGTTTGTGTTCTCAAACTTTTGACCCCTCCACTATCTATGCCATGTGAAGCACGAATCTTCTTTCCTCCACACACATAAGAGTTCCTCCAAGCGAGATTGGAGTCACCGCTGTATAAAGACACTCTAAGCGGGACACGTGAAAAGAGTGCACGTACAAGTATAGTttacatgggggggggggggggggggggctggggtGTAATATAGGGTATGGACTTAGGGTATGAACGCCTCTGGGGCCTTTATAAATTTCCGCTGAATGTTATGTTTCGAAACGTTTTAACCTACATTTGGAAAAGACAGTAGGCTAGCCTATATTAAATTATAGGATAATATATACATTATCATTATACTAAATGACTGTACGGCCGTTTCGCGGCTCCAGCCAGTattctgaaaaattctaaattatATCCTACGCAAAAATGGAATCCTACCAGCAAATCCTTCAGATATACCGAGGTATCACTGAAACACCAATGGTGCACCTAACCAAGAGGGTTTCTCCACTGTTAACCTACTGTCAAACAGTTTGCCAATCTTTTTTCAAAACACTGTGTAGaaaggtaaataaatgaagcGTATAAGTCTTACATGCGTCTAATACATATGTGTTCAGGGTGCATAATATATAGAAGTTGAAGCATATATGTTTACATGGTGTCACAAAGATTCTATGGTGCGTCTACGTCAGAGGTAGGCCTATCCGAGGTGCGTTTACGTCAGAGATTGGCCCCTATCCCTGACGCGTCTACGCCAAAGGGAACCTATTTGCGGTTCACTGGATGGTCACACAATGACCTGGTAGAACATAAATGCACAATGGGCGCTTAGCAATAACATACAGATGCATGCTGGTTACCTCTGTGGGTGCACGATGGTCTGGCGTGCGTTCGTGCACCTCCGGAATATCTGTGTTAGATGGACCATGAATATCTATATATGACAAATGCACCATGGGTACTTAGCAATGTGATACTCTGGTCACTTCTAGGGTAGAAGGTTAGAAGAACCATTCATTGACCGAACAATATCAAGAGCAAACGAAGGATGGGGGCTTATCACTCAACGACATTTAGTACTTGCAGATGCCGTCGTAAAGGGTTAGAGTATATTTTCAGGAACATGTTGAAACTGGGACGGTATAGCTTGCAAAAGGTAAACACCCTCGTGTTGTGACCGATAGGAGATTATGCTGAAACAAACGCTCTGATCACGGATAGAAACAGTAGAACTGAATTTACGAACAATACAGgcatggaaacagacattcgtatataccAGCCTAAAATCGTAATGGACGGCCAGTATGAATAATCGCAAGACTATTAGGTTTTCACTGTAAATGGTAGATACACGGTTCGTATGGTAGCTGTCAGTGTTACATGCGAATTGCTTACTTCAAAACGGTTACATAAACGTTGAAaatgataggcctacatgttgcACACCATGAACTATTTTGGAAACGTGTTGCTCATTGTTATACAAAGGCTGCAGTGTACACCTTTATACTTTTAATTATGGACGCGTTCTACACTGTTGGCGTATAAATAATTGTACTCATGTACACTTGCTCACATTAGACAAATAATTTCAAATGTTCGCTACACATTTCTGCTCATACAAATTCAATAAAGATATAAAGgcattatatttgtttaaatatacGTGGTTTGAAATTTTACCCATTCAGCTTTCTCGCAGTAACTCAAGTGTTACAAAAATGATTGCTTGCTCTACaagaaaagttttttaaaaaaaattgcaccaTGTGCTATATTCTTAGCTGATAATATGAAGTATACACagtcaacaaataaaaatggGTGTCTACGTCAACACCTTTAAATGATGTTCAAAAGGTACCTATATCTCCTTGAACACCCTTTGTTAACACACGTTCTGCACATCGTTAATCAACGCTTCTTCCCAACACAGTTTAACAAAAGACTATTCTAGGTTGCGAAATTGAGCTGCATCATGTTACACCAGGGTTTCGAATTTGAAACTGATCTTCCACAATTTAACAAGATCATTCAAAATCTCCAACTGTGGTATTGATGACAGGACCACATATATTGAGATATTGAGAAGACCTAGTTTTTTTACCTGATttgtaaatgtcatgaaaaatACATCAAGAATATATACTTATTAATAAGGTTCAGTTCATGTCTTCAATACTTtaacaagtaaatattttcatgaaaatcaatTTATAGGGTTCAAAATCTGAggtttatatataatgtataatgtagGTAAAGCCGTAACAAATATATCCAAGAGCTACAATATAATAATAGGCGTGTACTTCGTACACCAGTGTTTCTAAGCTAccatttaactacatgtagacacCTTCTCacattgacattcctgtattgcCCCAAACCACAATGTCTTCCACTCGTGAAAAAGTTATAGCTCCATCGTATCTAATTGCCCCTAGTTCCGGTTGCTATAGGGCCATATTAGTTTTAGtatataactgacaaacttGATATGAACAGTCGTTATAAAAACCCTTTTATTTAactacttttttctttttcattgtttaaTTTATCCTAAACTAAGAAAAATTTATCCTGACAAAAAATCCTGACCTTAAAAATTTCGTTACGCTAGCTCCTCTGATTGTCTCAAACACAGACAAATGAGACTGGTACCTGTTTTAAAAACACCATCGTCATGCATAGTCTGCAGAATCGGGGAGCATTAGGGAGTAAATGAGCTGTGTCACTGTGTACCTTGGACCTAATGTTAGACAATGAATTACAAGACtgtatattaattactgtatataaaccaataaatgaacagataaataaatcaataaatcaaatgaaagaatgTCATATATCATActtattttcagttttagatATCCATATGTTGTCATGACATAAAACCAAAACGCTTAATTCGTCTCGGGATAGTATACCTTCAATCGATCATATTTTTACCTTTCTTCTTAGTGTCGTAGATAATTTCTTGTATATGGCGCATTTAGCATCTTTATCATAAATGTATGTCCATATCTATGTCAAGTTTCTTTTTTGAACACCTTTTCAAAGCACCCAATATATCGTGTGGTCAACAGCCTTTTGAACAATATTAACAACCATTTTTAGCATCGCCTAAGAGCCTAAATACACCTTGTTTTCATACTCCTTTAATGATATTCAACTGACCGCCACACTTATATTTGATGATTGGCCGAGATCCTTTTGCTGACTAATATTTTAGTAGACCTATATAAACGACACTGCAGTATTTCTCACATATGTATCGAAGCCGATTGAGGACATTTCAATATGTTGACCTTTCTAAAACAGGGCGAGACAGCGAGGTAACGACATAGCGAAACGAGGTAAAGAAGCGTGGTAAATATGCGAGCgagcgaggtagcgagattaacataatctcgctacctcgctgcgtCGCATCGCTACGTACCTCGCTGTCTCGCTGCTTCACTACCTCGACCTTTGCTAAGTTCCTGATTGTGTTCGGTGGATGCCGAGGCAGTGAGGTGGTGAAATAGCGAGGCAGCGAAGCGGGGTAGCGATGTAGCAAAGCGAGGTAGTGGGCTGCGAAATGACTCATCTTGCTGCCTTGCTTCACCACGTCGCcacctcgctacctcgctgtcTCGCCTCGCTAACTCGTTGCCTTGCTACCGCGCTTCGCTGCCTCGATCGCTTCGCTGCCACATTACCTCGTTAAATCGCTTCACTTCGCTGCCTCACTGTCTCGCCCGGTATAAGAAAGGTCGAGATAGCGAGGTAAGGAGATGTCTCCTATCTGCTTCCATACCCAAGGGAATTAAGGTTTTCACATTtggaataaaatacaacatatcTCATGCAAACAAGAAATTATAAATGATATGATAAACGCTTATAAAtgatttacttgtttttttaagCGATTCTAAACATTTTTGAATTGAACAACTTCACGGTCAGGTTTTTGCATGGAGCAACCCGGAGTGGGCAGGGTAAACAACCAACcttcacaaagtacatgtacccgtACAAAATCTCACTTTAACACTCACCGTCAAGGGTTCCATAGAGCAAACGGTGACCATGCTCGATCTTTTCTGGGTTCGACACTCTTGTAGCCATTAGTTTTCAATGTCGGAAAATAATACTGCATGCAGACTGGAGAGTTTATCTATCCTGGGAAACCTGGGCTATTTAAAAGGGTTCCGTTTTGATCTATAGGAGTCTTTTAACAGGGTATTTCACTTGCGTGGTCAGTTGTCGTTTACTTCCATCGCTTTCTCTCCTGATAGCTTTATCGGCCAGCAGTTCATTTTATCAGTCGTTCATTCTAGTTGTGGTTCGATTTGTCCGTGGTTCGATTGGTTGAGGTTTCGATGGGCCGTTTTTACTTAATTGGCGAAAGGATTTGAAATGAgttaattgttaattgttaattgttCAGAAGTTCAGTCAGTGTAAAATGCAAAATCAATCTTTGGTGTTATATGCACGGTTTAATCCCGGGAATTTGCCGATTCCCCCGATCTCACGGTTTGTGGGTCCTTGGTGACAACTTATTTTCCACTGATTATATGGCGTGCTATTCTGTGTGTCATACTGgttgggaaagtttgttagcaTCTTGCCAATGTTCGTTAGTTTACTACGGCACTCACGTTTCCTACACCCATAAAGACAACTGACACCTTAAATGAGAACGAAATGAATTAAAGGTTAAAacacacttatcaaataaatatataaacatttgttCGGTTGCTCATATGTTGAGTTCCGGTTCATATGAACACTGGTTGATTCCTTAGACCGTTCATTACTTTGGTGGATTGATTGGGTGGCGGCTGTATTAGTCATCGGGCGATGCTGTGATTCCTTTCCAATAGAAACAGAGAGCTACAGG
Above is a window of Liolophura sinensis isolate JHLJ2023 chromosome 7, CUHK_Ljap_v2, whole genome shotgun sequence DNA encoding:
- the LOC135469647 gene encoding N,N'-diacetylchitobiase-like isoform X1; its protein translation is MDQKTLNDIAENLGVLYEVLDNISDGRKTFRACLTLTNNSNKPLKAGRWGIYFCHVRMIEPDVLPDEKYVLIPEAQVKISHINGCLFVLEPARYFKTLEQGCSLKISFKGQYYSVAKTDVMPNWYFAAEGCYPALIQSTVDETLGFVADFDTPLKWKRFDYSVGYGRRIDAYNPYTAGERYEKNARADGRVIAQMVIPTPLHLSKREGKFVTVTTDKWVISCTSHSLVNEAKYLAEKTLLPVDEGHQECRRATVHLELCDTATILSGRQVTGLFVEEAYQIRVSAEDDQVTIQGTNPAGVFYGIQTFLSLWNPDGRVPEVKIQDAPRFPYRGMHIDVVRNFHSVRDIKLLLETMAMYKLNKLHFHLTDDEGWRLEIPGLEELTQIGGKTGHDLSETKCILPVLGSGPEIRSAFYSIEEYRDLLLYAKLRHIEIIPEIDMPGHAHAAIKTMQLRQDRLKEMGRKFEDYTLVGKTSGGDHLSVQKYVNNAIDPGLESTYAFVRKVISELISLHANISPLRSFHFGGDEVPTKSWRDYQACQKLLSEGIVDSEEDLMEYFVKRVAEVAAECNVDLSAWQDAVLFDDGEMIERHDIPSKEVTVYAWLNRWEVRLADSGNRLANSGYKVVMAQGTHLYFDHPYEPDPNERGLYWATRYIDTFKTFSFMPLNLLGNCDEKLSGEPITDEDLETAEKVFERLEKPENVIGIQGQLWSELIRSPEQLHQLIYPRILALAERAWHEASWESYPTRSERQAVLHDDWSSFAAALGSHELKRLDDLGIMYHVPLPGARLVDGYKLYTNTAYPGLSVEHSLDGGKHWKEAHDGTEVYESSVLLRTRSADGKRVSRVISIDAGTQPSTDSANQQIAASPLNQS
- the LOC135469647 gene encoding chitobiase-like isoform X2, with translation MDQKTLNDIAENLGVLYEVLDNISDGRKTFRACLTLTNNSNKPLKAGRWGIYFCHVRMIEPDVLPDEKYVLIPEAQVKISHINGCLFVLEPARYFKTLEQGCSLKISFKGQYYSVAKTDVMPNWYFAAEGCYPALIQSTVDETLGFVADFDTPLKWKRFDYSVGYGRRIDAYNPYTAGERYEKNARADGRVIAQMVIPTPLHLSKREGKFVTVTTDKWVISCTSHSLVNEAKYLAEKTLLPVDEGHQECRRATVHLELCDTATILSGRQVTGLFVEEAYQIRVSAEDDQVTIQGTNPAGVFYGIQTFLSLWNPDGRVPEVKIQDAPRFPYRGMHIDVVRNFHSVRDIKLLLETMAMYKLNKLHFHLTDDEGWRLEIPGLEELTQIGGKTGHDLSETKCILPVLGSGPEIRSAFYSIEEYRDLLLYAKLRHIEIIPEIDMPGHAHAAIKTMQLRQDRLKEMGRKFEDYTLVGKTSGGDHLSVQKYVNNAIDPGLESTYAFVRKVISELISLHANISPLRSFHFGGDEVPTKSWRDYQACQKLLSEGIVDSEEDLMEYFVKRVAEVAAECNVDLSAWQDAVLFDDGEMIERHDIPSKEVTVYAWLNRWEVRLADSGNRLANSGYKVVMAQGTHLYFDHPYEPDPNERGLYWATRYIDTFKTFSFMPLNLLGNCDEKLSGEPITDEDLETAEKVFERLEKPENVIAYQVNAVKF